Proteins encoded by one window of Pseudomonas coleopterorum:
- a CDS encoding RNA polymerase factor sigma-54, with translation MKPSLVLRMGQQLTMTPQLQQAIRLLQLSTLDLQQEIQEALESNPMLERQEEGDDFDNSDPLADNIEQKPTQEIQEPSFQESAPTVDNLEEGDWNERIPNELPVDTAWEDIYQTSASSLPSNDDDEWDFTTRTSVGESLQTHLLWQLNLAPMSDTDRLIAVTIIDCINNQGYLDETLQEICDSFDPELDIELDEIEAVLHRIQQFEPAGIAARDLSECLMLQLRQLPAKTRWLAEAQRLVSDFIDMLGSRDYSQLMRRMKLKEDELRQVIELVQSLNPRPGSQIESSEPEYVVPDVIVRKDNDRWLVELNQESVPRLRVNPQYAGFVRRADTSADNTFMRNQLQEARWFIKSLQSRNETLMKVATQIVEHQRGFLDYGDEAMKPLVLHDIAEAVGMHESTISRVTTQKYMHTPRGIYELKYFFSSHVSTSEGGECSSTAIRAIIKKLVAAENQKKPLSDSKIAGLLEAQGIQVARRTVAKYRESLGIAPSSERKRLM, from the coding sequence ATGAAACCATCGCTCGTCCTACGTATGGGCCAGCAACTGACGATGACACCGCAGTTGCAACAGGCCATCCGCCTTCTCCAGCTATCGACCCTGGACCTCCAGCAGGAAATCCAGGAAGCGCTGGAATCCAATCCCATGCTCGAACGCCAGGAAGAAGGCGACGACTTCGACAACAGCGACCCGCTGGCCGACAACATCGAGCAGAAGCCGACCCAGGAGATCCAGGAACCGAGCTTCCAGGAGTCTGCGCCGACGGTGGACAACCTCGAGGAAGGCGACTGGAACGAGCGCATCCCCAACGAATTGCCCGTCGACACGGCTTGGGAAGACATCTACCAGACCAGTGCCAGCAGCCTGCCGAGCAACGATGACGACGAGTGGGACTTCACCACCCGCACGTCGGTCGGCGAGAGCCTGCAGACGCACCTGCTGTGGCAGTTGAATCTGGCGCCCATGTCCGATACCGATCGGCTGATCGCCGTGACCATCATCGACTGTATCAACAATCAGGGTTATCTGGACGAGACGCTGCAGGAAATCTGCGATTCCTTCGACCCCGAGCTGGACATCGAACTGGACGAAATCGAAGCGGTGCTGCATCGCATCCAGCAGTTCGAACCGGCCGGCATCGCCGCCCGCGACCTGAGCGAATGCCTGATGCTGCAACTGCGCCAGCTACCGGCCAAGACCCGTTGGCTGGCCGAAGCACAGCGGCTGGTGAGCGATTTCATCGACATGCTCGGCTCGCGTGACTACAGCCAGCTGATGCGGCGCATGAAGCTCAAGGAAGACGAACTGCGCCAGGTCATCGAGCTGGTACAGAGCCTGAACCCGCGGCCTGGCTCGCAGATCGAATCCAGCGAACCCGAATACGTCGTGCCCGACGTCATCGTGCGCAAGGACAACGACCGCTGGCTGGTCGAGCTCAATCAGGAGTCGGTCCCGCGGCTGCGGGTCAATCCGCAGTATGCCGGCTTCGTGCGGCGCGCCGACACCAGCGCCGACAACACCTTCATGCGCAACCAGCTCCAGGAAGCGCGCTGGTTCATCAAGAGCCTGCAAAGCCGCAACGAAACCCTGATGAAGGTTGCCACCCAGATCGTCGAGCATCAGCGTGGCTTCCTCGATTACGGCGACGAGGCCATGAAGCCCCTGGTTCTGCACGACATCGCCGAGGCGGTGGGCATGCACGAGTCGACCATTTCCCGGGTGACCACGCAGAAATACATGCACACGCCGCGCGGCATATACGAGCTGAAATACTTTTTCTCCAGCCATGTCAGCACCTCCGAGGGGGGCGAATGCTCCTCCACCGCGATCCGCGCGATCATCAAGAAACTGGTCGCCGCCGAAAATCAGAAAAAGCCGTTGAGTGACAGCAAGATCGCTGGTTTACTGGAGGCACAAGGCATCCAGGTAGCCCGCCGAACGGTCGCCAAGTATCGCGAGTCCCTTGGGATTGCGCCGTCCAGCGAACGCAAGCGGTTGATGTAG
- the lptC gene encoding LPS export ABC transporter periplasmic protein LptC, with protein MLNKKIRNIVILGVLGLLFAAIGYWDISPERFLDQPAAAVDESQIDYYAINAKARQYLPDGGVQYDMTADKVEHVKTSQVTLLTKPDMQLYRGTVYPWHVTSDRGEVNPDGSQVELIDSVRIARTDQKSRATLITSSRMTVFPQKQYAQTDQDVRIDGAGGVSTAKGMKAYLNDSKINLLSNVRGQYEAR; from the coding sequence ATGCTGAACAAGAAAATTCGTAATATCGTGATCCTGGGTGTGCTGGGGCTGCTGTTCGCCGCCATCGGCTACTGGGACATCAGCCCGGAGCGTTTCCTCGACCAGCCGGCTGCGGCCGTCGACGAAAGCCAGATCGATTACTACGCTATCAACGCGAAGGCTCGCCAGTACCTGCCCGACGGTGGCGTGCAGTACGACATGACCGCCGACAAGGTCGAGCACGTCAAGACCTCGCAGGTGACCTTGCTGACCAAGCCCGACATGCAGCTGTACCGCGGCACTGTCTACCCATGGCACGTGACCAGCGACCGTGGCGAGGTCAATCCCGATGGCAGCCAGGTCGAGCTGATCGATTCGGTTCGCATCGCGCGCACCGACCAGAAGAGCCGCGCCACGCTGATCACCAGCTCACGCATGACCGTTTTCCCACAGAAGCAATATGCGCAGACCGACCAAGACGTTAGAATCGACGGCGCCGGTGGCGTGTCGACGGCCAAGGGCATGAAAGCGTATCTGAATGACAGCAAGATCAACTTGTTGTCCAACGTAAGAGGACAGTATGAGGCTCGTTAA
- the mlaD gene encoding outer membrane lipid asymmetry maintenance protein MlaD: MQNRSMEVGVGLFLLAGILALLLLALRVSGLSTSANTESYKLYAYFDNIAGLTVRAKVTMAGVTIGKVTAIDLDRDTFTGRVTLQLDKKVDNLPTDSTASILTAGLLGEKYIGISVGGEEALLADGGTIHDTQSSLVLEDLIGKFLLNTVSKDAK; encoded by the coding sequence ATGCAAAACCGATCAATGGAAGTCGGAGTCGGCCTGTTCCTTCTGGCCGGTATCCTGGCTTTGCTGCTGTTGGCCTTGCGTGTCAGTGGTCTGTCCACCAGCGCGAATACCGAGAGCTACAAACTTTATGCCTATTTTGACAATATCGCCGGTTTGACTGTCAGAGCCAAGGTGACCATGGCCGGTGTGACCATAGGCAAGGTCACGGCCATCGATCTGGATCGCGACACCTTCACCGGAAGGGTGACCCTGCAGCTGGACAAGAAAGTGGACAACCTGCCCACCGACTCCACTGCTTCCATCCTGACGGCGGGTCTGCTGGGCGAGAAATACATTGGTATCAGCGTGGGTGGCGAGGAGGCCTTGCTCGCCGACGGCGGTACCATCCATGACACCCAGTCGTCCCTGGTGCTCGAAGACCTGATCGGCAAGTTCCTGCTCAATACAGTCAGCAAAGATGCCAAATAA
- a CDS encoding STAS domain-containing protein: MEQGRVELSGDQLSLAGVLDYRCGAALRKQGQALIQSSQAAALVIDCTGVEKSSSVGLSLLLGFMRDAQAAGKSVRVQALPHDMRQIAQVTGMSDFFSQN, translated from the coding sequence ATGGAACAGGGTCGTGTCGAACTGTCGGGCGATCAGCTGAGCCTGGCCGGTGTGCTGGATTACCGCTGCGGTGCGGCCCTGCGCAAGCAGGGGCAGGCACTGATTCAATCCAGTCAGGCCGCCGCGCTGGTCATCGACTGCACCGGCGTGGAAAAGTCGAGCAGCGTGGGTCTGTCCCTGCTGCTGGGCTTCATGCGCGATGCTCAGGCCGCTGGCAAGAGCGTGCGAGTTCAGGCATTGCCGCACGACATGCGTCAGATCGCTCAGGTCACAGGCATGAGCGACTTCTTTTCACAGAATTGA
- a CDS encoding ATP-binding cassette domain-containing protein: MSADSAYAVELKGVSFKRGARSIFNDVDIRIPRGKVTGIMGPSGSGKTTLLRLMGAQLRPTGGEVWVNGQNLPKLSRSDLFDARKHMGVLFQSGALFTDLDVFENVAFPLRVHTDLPEDMIRDIVLMKLQAVGLRGAIELMPDELSGGMKRRVALARAIAMDPQILMYDEPFVGQDPIAMGVLVRLIRLLNDALGITSIVVSHDLAETASIADYIYVVGDGQVLGHGTPEALMASDNPRVRQFMKGDPDGPVPFHFSAPDYRADLLGKR, encoded by the coding sequence ATGAGTGCCGATAGCGCCTACGCGGTCGAGCTGAAAGGGGTTTCTTTCAAGCGCGGTGCGCGGAGCATTTTCAATGATGTCGATATCCGCATTCCTCGCGGCAAGGTCACCGGTATCATGGGGCCTTCAGGTAGCGGCAAGACGACGCTCCTGCGTCTGATGGGCGCCCAGCTGCGACCCACTGGCGGCGAGGTCTGGGTCAATGGCCAGAACCTGCCCAAGCTATCGCGCAGCGACCTGTTCGATGCGCGCAAGCACATGGGCGTGCTGTTCCAGAGCGGAGCGCTGTTCACCGACCTGGACGTGTTCGAGAACGTGGCCTTCCCGCTGCGGGTGCATACCGACCTGCCCGAAGACATGATCCGCGACATCGTCCTGATGAAGCTGCAGGCCGTCGGGCTGCGTGGCGCCATCGAACTGATGCCCGACGAATTGTCCGGTGGCATGAAGCGTCGTGTCGCATTGGCCCGTGCCATTGCCATGGATCCGCAGATACTGATGTACGACGAACCGTTCGTCGGCCAGGATCCGATCGCCATGGGCGTGTTGGTCCGGCTGATCCGCCTGCTCAACGATGCCCTGGGCATCACCAGTATCGTGGTCTCCCACGACCTGGCGGAAACCGCGAGCATCGCCGACTACATCTATGTGGTCGGCGATGGTCAGGTGCTGGGTCATGGTACGCCCGAGGCATTGATGGCGTCGGACAACCCGCGCGTCCGTCAATTCATGAAAGGCGATCCCGACGGTCCCGTGCCTTTTCATTTTTCCGCGCCCGATTACCGCGCCGATCTGCTGGGGAAGCGTTGA
- a CDS encoding KpsF/GutQ family sugar-phosphate isomerase, which translates to MSQTSDLIQSAHRTIRLEIEAVEGLLAHIDADFVRACELILESDGRVIVLGMGKSGHIGNKIAATLASTGTPAFFVHPAEASHGDMGMITRQDVILALSNSGSTAEIVTLLPLIKRMGIPMISMTGNPDSPLAQAAEVNLDARVAQEACPLNLAPTSSTTATLVLGDALAIALLEARGFTADDFAFSHPGGALGRRLLLKVEHVMHTGTALPQVPRGTLLRDALMEMTRKGLGMTAVLEADGRLAGIFTDGDLRRTLDRTIDVHNTRIEDVMTSHGKTARADMLAAEALKIMEDNKINSLVVVDDQDCPVGAFNLGDLLRAGVM; encoded by the coding sequence ATGAGCCAGACCAGCGACCTGATCCAATCCGCGCACCGCACCATCCGTCTCGAGATCGAAGCGGTAGAGGGCCTGCTCGCCCATATCGACGCCGATTTCGTGCGCGCCTGCGAACTGATCCTCGAAAGCGATGGCCGCGTGATCGTGCTGGGCATGGGCAAATCCGGACACATCGGCAACAAGATCGCCGCGACCCTGGCCAGCACCGGCACCCCGGCGTTTTTCGTCCATCCTGCCGAGGCCAGCCACGGCGACATGGGCATGATCACCCGCCAGGACGTCATCCTGGCCCTGTCCAACTCCGGTTCGACCGCAGAAATCGTCACATTGCTGCCTTTGATCAAGCGCATGGGCATTCCCATGATCAGCATGACCGGCAACCCCGACTCGCCCCTGGCCCAGGCCGCCGAGGTCAACCTCGACGCCCGCGTCGCCCAGGAAGCCTGCCCGTTGAACCTGGCACCGACCTCCTCCACCACGGCGACCCTGGTACTGGGCGATGCCCTCGCCATCGCCCTGCTCGAGGCGCGAGGCTTCACCGCCGATGACTTCGCCTTCTCCCATCCCGGTGGTGCCCTGGGTCGTCGCCTGCTGCTCAAGGTCGAGCACGTCATGCACACCGGCACCGCGCTGCCACAGGTGCCGCGCGGCACGCTGCTGCGCGATGCGCTGATGGAAATGACCCGCAAGGGGCTGGGCATGACCGCCGTCCTGGAGGCCGATGGCCGCCTCGCCGGGATCTTCACCGACGGTGACCTGCGGCGCACATTGGATCGCACCATCGATGTCCACAACACTCGAATCGAAGACGTCATGACTTCCCACGGCAAGACCGCGCGCGCCGACATGCTGGCCGCCGAGGCGCTGAAGATCATGGAAGACAACAAGATCAACTCACTGGTCGTGGTCGATGATCAGGACTGTCCGGTAGGCGCCTTCAACCTGGGCGACCTGCTGCGCGCGGGAGTCATGTAA
- the ptsN gene encoding PTS IIA-like nitrogen regulatory protein PtsN gives MIRLETILTPGRSRVNVPGGSKKKALEEIANLIGREVPSLDTQTVFEALIAREKLGSTGFGNGIAIPHCRLKGCDTPVSALVHLSAPIDYDAIDGAPVDLLFVLLVPEAATDAHLELLRQIASMLDRKEVRERLRSAPSNQALYQVVLDEQNGR, from the coding sequence ATGATCCGATTAGAAACCATCCTGACCCCCGGCCGTTCACGTGTGAACGTGCCGGGCGGCAGCAAGAAGAAAGCACTCGAAGAGATCGCCAACCTGATCGGTCGTGAAGTGCCATCGCTCGACACCCAGACCGTGTTCGAAGCGCTGATTGCCCGTGAAAAACTGGGCTCCACTGGATTCGGTAACGGCATCGCCATACCGCATTGCCGGCTCAAAGGCTGCGATACGCCGGTCAGTGCCCTCGTTCACCTGAGCGCGCCGATCGACTACGACGCAATCGATGGCGCTCCGGTCGACCTGCTATTCGTGCTTCTGGTGCCCGAAGCGGCCACCGATGCGCACCTGGAATTGCTCCGCCAGATCGCCAGCATGCTCGATCGCAAGGAAGTGCGCGAAAGACTGCGTTCGGCGCCCAGCAATCAAGCCTTGTACCAAGTGGTACTGGACGAACAGAACGGTCGTTAA
- a CDS encoding BolA family protein has protein sequence MQAVEVKGFLESKLPGVQVEVEGEGCNFQLNVISDELTALSPVKRQQQIYAHLNPWIADGSIHAITMKFFSSAAWAERS, from the coding sequence ATGCAGGCTGTAGAAGTGAAGGGTTTCCTTGAATCCAAACTGCCCGGAGTGCAGGTGGAAGTCGAAGGCGAAGGCTGCAATTTCCAGTTGAACGTGATCAGTGACGAGCTGACTGCGCTCAGTCCGGTCAAGCGCCAGCAACAGATCTATGCTCATTTGAACCCATGGATCGCCGATGGCAGCATCCATGCGATCACCATGAAATTCTTCAGCAGCGCAGCCTGGGCTGAGCGTTCCTGA
- a CDS encoding MlaC/ttg2D family ABC transporter substrate-binding protein, with protein MFSIMRRSLLVLVALLPMWANAAPAVSAHQVVQGVTDRLLSDLEKNRDTYRSNPQAFYDALNTIVGPVVDADGISRSIMTVKYSRKATPAQMARFQENFKRSLMQFYGNALLEYNNQGITVGPAKDESGTRTSVDMQVKGTGGAVYPVSYTLENLNNEWKVRNVIINGINIGKLFRDQFADSMQRNGNDLDKTIDGWAGEVAKAKEVTDKAAPTSAQ; from the coding sequence ATGTTTTCGATCATGCGACGCAGCCTGCTGGTTCTGGTGGCTCTGCTGCCGATGTGGGCCAATGCAGCGCCTGCGGTGTCCGCACATCAGGTGGTGCAGGGCGTCACCGACCGACTGCTGTCGGATCTGGAAAAGAACCGCGACACCTACCGCAGCAATCCGCAGGCGTTCTACGACGCGCTCAACACCATCGTCGGTCCCGTGGTCGACGCCGATGGCATTTCGCGCAGCATCATGACCGTGAAATATTCGCGCAAGGCTACCCCCGCGCAGATGGCCCGGTTCCAGGAAAACTTCAAGCGCAGCTTGATGCAGTTCTACGGCAACGCCTTGCTTGAGTACAACAACCAGGGCATCACCGTAGGTCCGGCCAAGGATGAAAGCGGCACACGCACCAGCGTCGACATGCAGGTCAAGGGTACGGGTGGGGCGGTGTATCCGGTTTCCTACACCCTGGAAAACCTGAACAACGAATGGAAAGTGCGTAACGTCATCATCAACGGCATCAACATCGGCAAGCTGTTCCGCGATCAGTTCGCCGACAGCATGCAGCGCAACGGCAACGACCTGGACAAGACCATCGATGGTTGGGCTGGCGAAGTCGCCAAGGCCAAGGAAGTGACCGACAAAGCTGCACCGACGAGCGCGCAGTGA
- a CDS encoding KdsC family phosphatase has product MTQTGSSELLQCGKAIKLAVFDVDGVLTDGRLYFLADGSEFKSFSTLDGQGIKMLINSGVTTAIITGRSSPVVERRARNLGIAHLFQGREDKLVVLDGLLAELGLNYEQVAYLGDDLPDLPVIRRVGLGMAVANANAFVRQHADGVTQASGGMGAAREFCELILAAQGNLEAARAAYL; this is encoded by the coding sequence ATGACCCAGACTGGCAGCAGCGAGCTTCTGCAATGTGGCAAGGCCATCAAGCTGGCCGTATTCGACGTCGACGGCGTACTGACCGATGGCCGTCTGTATTTCCTGGCCGACGGCAGCGAGTTCAAGAGCTTCAGCACGCTGGATGGCCAGGGCATCAAGATGCTCATCAACAGCGGCGTGACCACTGCGATCATCACCGGCCGCAGCAGTCCGGTGGTGGAGCGGCGGGCCCGCAACCTGGGTATTGCCCATCTATTTCAGGGGCGCGAAGACAAGCTCGTGGTACTCGACGGCCTGCTCGCCGAGCTCGGCCTGAACTATGAGCAAGTGGCCTACCTGGGTGACGATCTGCCCGACCTGCCGGTGATTCGCCGGGTGGGGCTGGGCATGGCCGTGGCCAATGCCAATGCCTTCGTGCGCCAGCATGCCGACGGCGTGACCCAGGCCAGTGGTGGCATGGGTGCAGCGCGCGAGTTCTGCGAGCTGATCCTGGCTGCCCAAGGCAATCTCGAAGCGGCCCGTGCCGCCTACCTGTAG
- the lptB gene encoding LPS export ABC transporter ATP-binding protein, producing MAVLKAQHLAKSYKSRQVVRDVSLSIESGQIVGLLGPNGAGKTTCFYMIVGLVQADQGRVLIDDLDVSHQPMHGRARSGIGYLPQEASIFRKLSVADNIMAILETRKELDAAARLAELEGLLQEFHITHIRDNLGMSLSGGERRRVEIARALATAPKFILLDEPFAGVDPISVGDIKQIIHHLKTKGIGVLITDHNVRETLDICETAYIVNDGQLIAEGDAQTILANDLVREVYLGHEFRL from the coding sequence ATGGCAGTCCTGAAAGCGCAGCACCTGGCCAAGAGCTACAAGAGCCGACAAGTCGTACGCGACGTGAGCCTGTCCATCGAAAGCGGACAGATCGTCGGCCTGCTGGGCCCCAACGGTGCCGGCAAGACCACCTGCTTCTACATGATCGTCGGCCTGGTACAGGCCGATCAGGGCCGCGTCCTCATCGACGACCTGGACGTCAGCCACCAGCCGATGCACGGCCGTGCCCGTTCGGGTATCGGTTATCTGCCGCAGGAAGCCTCGATCTTCCGCAAGCTGTCGGTGGCAGACAACATCATGGCCATCCTGGAAACCCGCAAGGAGCTAGACGCCGCGGCTCGCCTGGCCGAGCTCGAAGGCCTGTTGCAGGAATTCCACATCACGCACATTCGCGACAACCTGGGCATGAGCCTTTCGGGTGGTGAACGCCGCCGCGTGGAGATCGCACGTGCACTGGCCACCGCGCCCAAGTTCATCCTGCTCGACGAACCCTTCGCCGGTGTCGATCCGATTTCGGTCGGCGACATCAAGCAGATCATCCACCACCTCAAGACCAAGGGCATCGGCGTATTGATCACCGACCACAACGTCCGCGAGACCCTGGACATCTGTGAAACGGCCTATATCGTCAATGATGGCCAGTTGATCGCCGAAGGCGATGCCCAGACCATCCTGGCCAACGATCTGGTCCGCGAAGTCTACCTGGGCCACGAGTTTCGCTTGTAA
- the mlaE gene encoding lipid asymmetry maintenance ABC transporter permease subunit MlaE produces MRKKSIMERVRLFGRSAIDMVGILGRSGLFLGHALVGRGGIGGGFQLLMKQLYSVGVMSLLIIVVSGVFIGMVLALQGFSILAKYGSEQAVGQMVALTLLRELGPVVTALLFAGRAGSALTAEIGNMKSTEQLSSLEMIGVDPLKYIVAPRLWAGFISLPLLAMIFSVVGIWGGSWVAVDWLGVYEGSFWANMQNSVNFTDDVLNGVIKSLVFAFVVTWIAVFQGYDCEPTSEGISRATTKTVVYASLAVLGLDFILTALMFGDF; encoded by the coding sequence ATGCGCAAGAAATCAATCATGGAGCGAGTGCGCCTGTTCGGTCGATCGGCCATCGACATGGTCGGCATCCTGGGGCGTTCCGGGCTGTTCCTGGGTCACGCTCTTGTGGGCCGCGGCGGTATCGGTGGCGGTTTTCAACTGCTGATGAAGCAGCTGTATTCCGTGGGTGTGATGTCGCTGCTGATCATTGTCGTGTCCGGTGTGTTCATCGGCATGGTACTGGCGTTGCAGGGCTTCAGCATTCTGGCCAAGTACGGCTCCGAGCAGGCGGTCGGGCAAATGGTCGCGCTCACGCTGTTGCGTGAACTCGGGCCGGTGGTGACCGCTCTATTGTTCGCCGGTCGCGCAGGGTCGGCACTGACCGCCGAGATCGGCAACATGAAGTCGACCGAGCAGTTGTCGAGCCTGGAAATGATTGGCGTCGACCCGCTCAAGTACATCGTTGCGCCAAGGCTGTGGGCTGGTTTCATTTCCCTGCCGCTGCTGGCCATGATCTTCAGCGTCGTCGGTATCTGGGGTGGATCCTGGGTGGCCGTCGATTGGCTGGGGGTCTACGAAGGATCGTTCTGGGCCAACATGCAGAACAGCGTCAATTTCACCGATGACGTGCTCAACGGTGTGATCAAGAGCCTGGTATTCGCTTTCGTCGTCACCTGGATCGCCGTGTTCCAGGGGTATGACTGTGAACCCACGTCCGAGGGCATCAGCCGCGCTACCACCAAGACCGTGGTCTATGCGTCGCTGGCCGTCCTGGGCCTGGACTTTATTCTGACCGCCCTGATGTTTGGAGATTTCTGA
- the lptA gene encoding lipopolysaccharide transport periplasmic protein LptA, translated as MRLVKTLPFLLGLSAALGSASAWALPTDRDQPIHIQSDDAQLDDKQGVATYKGNVIITQGSMKITGNTVTITRNATGDVDVFTAVGNLAYYEQKPAVDKPIVQAYGVTIQYFAAQNRIVLIDKAKVINDGNTSEGEKIVYDTVRQVVNAGRATGSKVTTPRPRIDMVIQPKKKSDAPQKAQ; from the coding sequence ATGAGGCTCGTTAAAACCCTCCCCTTTTTGCTCGGCCTGAGCGCAGCACTGGGAAGCGCGAGCGCCTGGGCACTGCCCACTGACCGCGATCAGCCCATTCATATCCAGTCCGACGATGCCCAGCTCGACGACAAACAGGGTGTGGCGACCTACAAGGGCAATGTGATCATCACCCAGGGGTCGATGAAGATCACCGGCAATACCGTGACCATCACCCGCAACGCCACCGGCGACGTGGACGTGTTCACTGCCGTCGGCAACCTGGCCTATTACGAGCAGAAACCTGCGGTGGACAAGCCCATCGTTCAGGCCTATGGCGTGACCATTCAATACTTCGCGGCGCAGAACCGCATCGTGCTGATCGACAAGGCCAAGGTCATCAACGACGGCAACACCTCCGAAGGCGAGAAGATCGTCTATGACACGGTGCGCCAGGTGGTCAACGCCGGCCGTGCCACGGGCAGCAAGGTCACCACGCCTCGTCCGCGGATCGACATGGTGATCCAGCCCAAGAAGAAATCCGACGCACCGCAGAAGGCCCAGTGA
- the hpf gene encoding ribosome hibernation-promoting factor, HPF/YfiA family, translated as MQVNISGHQLDVTEPLRTYIGEKLERLERHFDKITNVQVIMEVEKLKQKIEATLRIPGGEVVANAEHDDMYAAIDLLTDKLDRQLKKHKEKQQSLLQGATAR; from the coding sequence ATGCAAGTCAACATCAGTGGACACCAACTGGATGTGACCGAACCCCTGCGAACCTACATCGGGGAAAAACTCGAGCGTCTCGAACGCCACTTCGACAAGATCACCAACGTGCAGGTGATCATGGAGGTCGAGAAGCTCAAACAGAAAATCGAAGCCACCCTGCGCATACCCGGTGGCGAGGTGGTTGCCAACGCCGAACATGACGACATGTACGCGGCCATCGATCTGCTTACCGACAAGCTGGATCGCCAACTCAAAAAGCATAAGGAAAAACAGCAGAGTCTGTTGCAAGGCGCGACTGCTCGCTGA